The following are from one region of the Shinella sp. PSBB067 genome:
- a CDS encoding ABC transporter ATP-binding protein, whose protein sequence is MTDRPVLEAVGVARMAGGRPIVSGIDLGVRAGETLGLIGPNGSGKSTLLNMLAGLVSPSRGEIRLAGRPMARLSRREVARSIAFVAQQAETGERICVRDAVELGRTPWLDALRPWGREDDDAVNAALEAVDMQHMARRDWATLSGGERQRVHIARAHAQKPQLLLLDEPTNHLDIHHQIGILDLIGTLAVTTVIALHDLNHAQRCDRLLVMKHGRCAALGPPHEVLTAPLIREIFAVEAELIPHPSGGRPVFAFQRLA, encoded by the coding sequence ATGACCGACAGGCCCGTACTCGAAGCGGTCGGCGTCGCCCGGATGGCCGGTGGCCGCCCGATCGTTTCCGGCATCGATCTCGGCGTGCGCGCCGGCGAGACGCTCGGCCTGATAGGACCAAACGGCTCGGGAAAATCGACGCTCCTGAACATGCTGGCCGGGCTCGTCAGCCCGAGCCGGGGCGAGATCCGCCTCGCCGGCCGGCCCATGGCGCGCCTCAGCCGGCGCGAGGTCGCGCGCTCCATCGCCTTCGTCGCCCAGCAGGCCGAGACGGGTGAGCGGATTTGCGTTCGCGATGCGGTCGAGCTCGGCCGCACGCCGTGGCTCGATGCGCTGCGGCCGTGGGGCCGCGAGGACGACGATGCCGTGAACGCGGCGCTCGAGGCCGTCGATATGCAGCACATGGCTCGCCGCGACTGGGCGACGCTCTCGGGCGGTGAGCGCCAGCGGGTCCATATCGCCCGCGCCCATGCGCAGAAACCGCAGCTCCTGCTTCTCGACGAGCCGACGAACCATCTCGACATCCACCACCAGATCGGCATTCTCGACCTCATCGGAACGCTCGCGGTGACGACCGTCATCGCCCTCCACGACCTCAACCACGCACAGCGCTGCGATCGATTGCTGGTGATGAAACACGGGCGATGCGCGGCCCTCGGGCCGCCGCACGAGGTGCTCACCGCACCGCTGATCCGCGAGATATTCGCCGTCGAGGCCGAACTCATCCCC